The genomic window GGAAAGGTGAGCTCACCGATCTCAGTCGTCCCCTGACCGGCACCTTGACCTGAGCCTTGACCGGCACCACTGCCTGCGCCAGATCCACCGCTTCCTGAGCCTTGACCACTTCCGCTTCCTGAACCGCTACCTTCCCCACCTTCACCTGATGATCCGCTCTGACCTCCGCTCGTACCATTCGATCCTTGACTGTCACCGTCTCCGGTGCCTTGCGAAGGATCAACGGAAGATGATGGCGTCGGATCTCCTGAAAAAGCGAGCGATTCCGCACCCTCGAGTCCTGCAGCTGCCATTTGCTGTGACAACGATTGCGCAAGCGCTTGGACATCTGCTTGTAGCTGTCCTACCTGTTTGGCAAGCTGAAGAGATGCCATTTGCTCAGCAAGCTGCTCTGCGATCGCCTTCAACTGATCTTCACTTAAAGAGGCAAAGGCGTCATTGGCAGCCTCGTTAGCCATTTGCGCCAACTGTGCTTTTTGTGCATCTGTCAACTCCGAAAAAGCATCTTGCAAAGACTGTAATTCTTTCGTTAATTCGTTCACCTGCTGTTGCTTAGCCTTGTCAACAAGCTCAGATAAACCGGCTTCAGCCAAGTCCTGCTGTTGCTTTTTTGCCTCTTCGGCGAGTTGTTCTTGTTCCTCACGAAGCGCATTAAGCTCTTTTTCAGCTTCCATGACATCAGACAGCGTCTCTTTAGCGGTCTGTTCTTTTCCAATTCGTTCGTTTAAGCGTTCTAGCGCCTCTTTTAACCGCTCATCGGGCAGCTCCTCTTCCAAAGTAGATACTTGCTCCTTTGCAGCCGCAGCCAAGCGCTGATGATCACTAGCTAAAGCAGCCTCACGCATCCCGTCGCTCGGAAAATAAAAGCTGAGCGCCGTACCGATCGTAGATACGAAAAGCATGGTTAGCGGACGCCAATCAAAGCGTGGTCGAGCTTTTTGCAGCACTTGCGGCTTGACCTGCTTCATCGAACGGATCGCTTCTCGTCTCTGTAGCACTGCGATAAATGCATCGTCTTCAAGGTAATCAACAGCTGTCGTCACCGGACGATCACTCGTTTCACCGTCATACACCCTCGCCGCTTGCTTTCGGTGTGGGCGTCGCTTCCAAGAAAACCACCCAACCACAAAAAATACGACGACTGTGCCAATGAGCCATAGCCATGTCCACGGCCAATCAGGAAATATTCGATAAACGACAGCACTTAAGAAAAACATACCGGCCAGTAAACCAAGAGCCCATTGAACGAAGTGTACACTATGTCGCAGCCATAAACGCTTCTCTATCTCCTTAAGTAAATCATGAAATGCTTTTTTCTCTTCCACCGCTCTCCCCCTTCCTCACTCGTCTTTTTCCTTGTTTCATATTTGGGCGAAGCTTTCTTATGGCGATGATCATCCCTGTTATAATGACCATAAAATAAACCGAGAAGAACAACAACCAGCTAGAGATTCCAGGCGATTGGTGACCAAATGTTATTATAATGTCGTCAATAAAGCCTACCCCCATCACTTCCAACAACATTAACGGAAAGCTAAGTGACGAAAAAATAAAAGGCGCCCACACCGTCTGCTGCTGTGAGACCTCAGCAAACGCCATGCTGACATACGTCAGAAAAACAGTTCCAACTGAAAAAGCAAACGTAATGGCGTACGTCGTTATAATGGCTACGATCGTCCGGCGAATAAGCGCAGATACAGCGAGACCAACTGCCCCGATGGTCAGCATGATAAATAAATACATTAAAAAGGTTTGCGCCACCTCACCGAGTGATAAACCACCATATAAAAAGATAATGGCATAAATTGGTGCGGTCGAGAGCACAAGAAGAATCATATAAGCTAAAGACGCAAACAATTTTCCGATCACAATGCTCATAGAAGATTGGTTTGTGACGAGCAGCATTTGTAACGTCTGCCGCTCTCTTTCACCACTAATGACACCTGCGGTCAGCGCTGGGACGACAAACAATATGAGCCCAAGCTGAAACATCGACATCATAACAAACAACACGCGACCATTGTCTGGTTGATAAACGAGCGAAGATTGTCCCTCATTCATTAAAGCTAAAATGGATAGCATTGACAATGATAAAATACCTGTATACAAACCCATGCCAATCGCACTTTTTCCTGAACGAAAGCGCAACTTTAATTCTTTTTGAAGGACTGGATTCATCCATAGCTGCTTCATGAGGACAGGTCCACCTCCTTCGTAATTTCCATAAAGATTTCTTCAAGACCTGTTTCCGCTTCCTCAAATTGGACGACACTAATCTCTGAGGCAACCGCATCACGCAAAAGCTTCTCTTGATCTTCTAACGAGCCTTGAAACCCAAATATTAAGGTGTCATGCTCAACATCGACAGCAGAAGTGAGCGGTTGATCTTCAAAAAAGCGCATGGCTTTCTCTTGTTCCCTAATGACGCGTACTTTGAGAATACGTTTTGAATTTAACTGCTGACGGATGTCGTTAATGGAACCTTCCGCTTTTAACTCTCCTTGATCAATGACCCCGATCGAATCACACATTTCAGCGAGCTCAGGAAGAATGTGAGAGGAAATAATGATCGTTTTATTCATCGACTTTAATTCTTTCAAAATCTCTCTCATTTCAACACGTGCCCGCGGATCCAGCCCGGAAGCCGGTTCGTCCAAAATTAACACCTTTGGATCATGGATTAACGCTCTCGCTAGACAAAGCCTCTGCTTCATCCCACGTGACAGCAAATCAACGTACTCATCTTTTTTATGCGTCAAATTCACAAGCTCTAATAGCTGCGGTATCATCGCTTTTCGTTCGGATACAGAAAGATTGTACATTGCACCGTAAAAATCTAAATATTCGTCGGCTTTTAATTGATCGTAGACGCCGAAGAAGTCCGGCATATAGCCAATGACTTGACGAACTTTATTTGGAGATTGGACGACGTCATGACCATCGATATGGGCGTGTCCTGACGTCGGGGTTAGCAGCGTGGCTAAAATTGAAAATGTCGTTGATTTTCCCGCACCATTCTGTCCGACAAAACCAAAAACCGAGCCTTCCTCGACGTGTAGATTTAATTCGTTTAAAGCGGTAAAACGACCATATCGCTTCGTAAGTTCATTGATTTCAATCATCTGAGGTGACTCCTTTCAATTGGACTTCAGGAACACCGATATCCATTACGTGTTGATTTTCGATCATCATCAATATTTGCTGAGATTCAGATGACAAATAGTCTTCCGGATTCAATTCTCCCTCAGGAAGTGCTTCCCAAGTGTCCGTTGATACATTATAAATCTTAAACGCCTGAGGATGTTCACCAGGCCAAATTTGCAACGTCTCCCATTGCACCGAGTCGAGTGCTTCTCTATTCGGCAATTCATAAAAGAACTGAACTCGATCTCGATGCAGCACAATTCTTTTCCCTGCACCAAATTGGTCAATCGTGCCACCAGGTGGCCCCCCGTCCAATGACAACGTGTTGATGTAAAAAGCTTCTTGATTTAGCGTGACCTGTCCATCCGTTTTAATGTCGATATCAATGGGCTGCAAAAGTACGTGTAATGCTCGTTCAACACGCCCATTCTCCATCTCGCTAAATAGTGGGTCGCGCACAAAAGAAACAAGCACTGGTCTATTATCAATAAAATGACTACTCTCATAAAAATCCATCAAATTAGATAGCGTTTCTTGATCTAGCTCATTTAAGGCTGTTTTATCTGGAATCATTTGACTGACCCGGCTCGGCGGATTCCAAATAAGCTGCTCAGCCATCGGTGTACCGATGTCTTTCGTCTCTCCCTGACCGATTGCACCAAGCTGAACCAATTCTTGACCAGCAAATATGTAACTATCTTCTACTGAAAATGCTGTATTGTTTTGCAGGCTTCCTGTAAGCTGTCCATCTTCAAAGGTCAAATCGGCAGAAAATGATCCAGCATCAGGCAGATAAACATCGCCAACTGTGCTGTATATCGAGTAGTAATTGGTTTTTGGGAAAGTCATTGTCGACTCCCCAGGTCCATATCGAACCATTGACTGATTCGTTGGCTGGCTAGACATCGTGATTGAATTGTTGCTTTCAAACGAAAACGCACCATGTACTCGATCATTTAATTCGACCGTATAAGCGCCGTCACGGCTCGACAAAAAGGAAACTCCCATATTCCCTGTCGCTACGCCGTCTTCATGAAGTGTTAATAACGACACCTCATTGATTTTGGCACCCTTCCAATGATTTTGTACCCCAAGGAAGAAAATCGTTAAGCTAAATGCAATGCCGACAGAAGGAATGATCCACCATAAATATCCACGACGATCGAGACGTTTTAAGATAAAATAACCAATTGGATATATTAGAGCAACGTATGCGAGAATAATAAGAACGAAGCCCCAAATGGGAATAAGGTTCGCTTGAAATTCGCTTGAAGCATTTTTCATGCTCCATTGCATATCCGCATGATTTCGATAAGGGTCCGTAGGATTCTGTTGTAGCAAAGCATCATAAAATGCCGTTTTGTCGCTCCAACTTACAAAGGCTGGGTCGGATGGGGAAAAAGCGAGCTGTATAACACTCCCTTGACCGACCGTTTTTTTCGCACTTAAAATGAGCTCGCCTGTCGCCCCAGTTTTCTGAATAATCTCTGCACCGTCGGCTAACGTGCTTTGATACACATCCATACGATCAAGAGGCATGCCGTTCTCTAAAACTTGTAATTTGGCATCACTCAACTGCATGTCAGATAAGGGCAAGTGTTTCGCAATCGGCTGCATTTTTTCAGCCAAAGTTGCATCTGCTCCGATAATGATTAAACCACCGTTATACAGCCATTGCTCCAACGCTTCCTGCTGTGAGTCAGACAACGTTGGTAAAGAAAAGCGATCAATAAGCAAGGCGTCAAACATTTCAAACCCTAAATGATCTTCTGGCACATCTTCCGGCTCCATCGTCAACGCTCTTCGTGACATTGCTTCTTGAGTGTCAATGCCTTCATACGTTTTTGATGATGATGAAAGCAATCCGAGCATGATCGTTGAGGGTTCAATCGGGCTCGTTTGTACTTGCTTATCCCCTGATAATTCGAGCCGCGCTCCTTCTTCCCACCCACCTTCATAAAAAAGAATCATGTCTTGTTGCTGCAATGACGGTGATCCGTTATACCACAGATGATCCCCTGGAAGAGAGAGTGTGACATGCTTAGTACTCCCCGCAGGTAAATCAACCGCCTGAACAACATTTCCTAATTGGTCGTAATTAGCGGCGGCTTTAATAACGAGATCACCAGACACATCCTCGTCACTTTGATTTGAAATCGAGATATGTACTGGAAATCCTGTATCCCTTTTAACGTACCCGTCGATTCCTGCCTCTACCTCGATATGCAATGGTTCTTCGGCTTGAACAGGGTCAGCCCACCAGCTGCAGATCAACAAGACAAAGGTAAAAACCCATGTCCACTGATACCGTTTTTTCATTATGTTTCCCTCCATCATCCTCTAACGCAATATGTAGTACTACTTGGATAGACGAACCATTTTTCCAATACTATACGAAAAACATCTTCATAACTTTGAAAAGTCGCCTTGAAAACCAGTGTCAAATTGACGTCCAACCCTTTTACAACGTCATTCCCAATGATACCATAAAAATCCTAGCAGCTGACTTTCCTTTCCATACAAAAAACCTCGGAAAAAGAAAGTATGTTCCTTTTTCTGAGGTTAAAAACATTGGACATGATGCCTTTTTTTACTTCTATTAAACACTTGGAAATGTATTGGACGCTTTATCTGCAGGAAAACTAAAATCCGTTGGTAGCCATCCACAGATAACACCTTCAGGCAATACACTTCCATTCAACCATTCTTTAAGCGACAACCGAGCCGGTGGTTGATTGGGCCCAAGGCCAAATGAAAGCGTCAGCTTCGTCGTATCATATACAGATGTATGGATTGTTCCCGCCCAATTTGCGTATTGGTCTTGAAAAATGCCGTGCTTCGGGTTAGTAAATCTTTGATATGCCTCATCAACCTTCATTCTAGCAGGTAAACCCTTTAACACATCCAAACGTTCTTGTGAATGGGTCAGCACACGACGATTTTCATCCTGCATGCTCGGTGCTGCAAAATGATTGGCACAAACGAGAGCTTCACCTGAAAAAACGGCGACCTTTCGCGGCGAGGCCTCCACGAGCGCGGAGTGATGAAAACGGTCCGCAAGACTGTAAATAAACGAATGACGATGAGGAATTTCTTTTAAAAAGACAATTGCCTCTTCCACTGATGCACAGCTTTCCAATAAAAGCCGGGTAATCGTCGTGCAGAGAAATCCTTCACCTGCTTGTAGCCGATGAATGAAGTGATACCCTACTGCCAAGCCTTTTTCGTTCATCCCGTCCATTCGTCCGATCAAGCGCTGCGCCGGACCTACGGACGCATATCCCTTTGCTGGCTTCCAAAAAACGAGCCGGTTTTCATATGTTTTTGGATGATAATCGTAATTACGAGCATAAATCCCCGCACTCGTATAGGCACTGCATCCCGAAGCTTTCCAATCCGCCCGGTATCCTCCGAACAGATGCAAAACATCGACAAACGGCCACTTCAGCCCTTCCGCAAGCCCTTCCATCTCAGCCCAGACACCAGGCGCATAGCGTAAAAACAGCTTTCGCGCACGGTCAACATCTGTTTTAGAGCGTTTATTGATCTTTTTCAGCTGCTTCTCGTAATATTGCAAAAGCAAATGCGACTTCATCGCACGGCCCTGCCGTAAACCAAAATCCCAATTGGATTGTTCGTCTGCAAATATCGTTGTTGTGACGTATCCCAATCGTGTCCCTCTTTCAAAATTTATGAATGCTTCGGTTCTGCTGCTGTTAACTCCATGAAAGCTTCCACATCGGTTAACGTTAGTGAGATCCCTTGCTCCCAAAATGCTTCGGTTGTAATATCTGCACCTAAATGCTTTGCTGCCAAATCTTCCACGCTCATTGATGCTGTATCCTGTAAAAGAGCGATGTACTTTTGTTCAAACGATTTTCCTTCTTGCTGAGCTTGTGCATATATACCTAATGAAAAAAGATAACCGAATGTGTATGGGTAATTATAAAACGGAACACCTGTCATGTAAAAATGTAGCTTGGATGCCCAAAAATGAGGATGATAGCTAGCCAATGCCCCTGCAAACGCTTCTTGTTGCGCGTCGACCATCAGATCATTGATTTTCTTGTAAGGCACCATTCCTTGAGAACGCACCTCATAGAAACGCGTTTCAAAGAGGTAGCGGGCATGAATGTTCATAAAAAATGCTACGCTACGCTGAAGCTTATCATCAAGCAAGGCGATTTGCTCTTCTTTCGTTTTCGCATGCTTTATGGCAGCGTTATGTACGATCTGCTCCGCAAACGTCGACGCTGTTTCAGCGACGTTCATCGCATACCAGCGTCGGAACGGGTGCACATCACGTAAAGCATAGTTGTGAAAGGCATGCCCCAGTTCATGCGCCAGCGTTGACACATTGGACATCGTCCCAGAATAGGTCATAAAGATTCTTGATTCCTTAGATAGACCAAACGTTGTACAAAAACCACCTGGACGTTTGTTATCGCGATCCTCGGCTTCAATCCAACAATTTGCAAAAGCTGTTTCTGCAAAGGCAGCAAGTGTCGAGCCGAACGATTCAAACTGCGTGATAATCATTTTTCCCCCTTGCGCATAAGGGATATGATTGTCATTCTCTCCTAAAGGAGCCTCAACATCTTGCCATTCAAGCTTGTCTTTTCCAAGCAACTTCGCCTTACGGTGTAAATAATCGACAAATGGCTGTTTATGTTTTGCAATAGCTGACCACATTGCCGTCAATGTTTCTTTTTTCATCCGATTCCTTTGCAAGGACTCGTACATCACATCATTCCATCCGCGTGCCTTATACACTTGTAAGCGAAAACCGCTCAAATGATTCAGCGTTTCAGCAAAGAGTTGACCTTTATCTGCCCATGCCTGTTCCCAAGCCGAAAAAACTTGATTTCTTACGTGCGCATCAGCAGACACCATTTTGTTCGCAGCTTGCCCAGCAGACAGTAGCTTTTCCTGTCCGTTATCATCAACAGGAATGCGAATAGATTGGACGAGCACCTGATACATTTGCCCCCACCCTTGGTACCCATCAACTGACAAGGCATTGATGAGCTCCTCTTCAGCTTCTGGCAGCGTGCTACTCGATTGCTCTCGCTTTTCGTTTAGATAAAATGACATCTCAGAAAATGCCTCTGAGTCCATCCATGTGTTCCACATCGTTTCATCGACTTTTGCGATTTTGCTTTCAAATGCAGTGTTTGCATTTTTCACCTTTACTGCGATGCTAGATAAACGATCTTGCAGCTGCTTGGCACCTTGATCTGTCGTATTTTGGGCGAGAAGGCAAGAGACATATGCCGAAGCTTCCCTTAACGACAAAACGACATGACTCATCTCATCAATCAGTTGCAAAAGGTCATTTGAATCTTTGCTGTCCCAGCTTTGAACACTTTCACTAAACTGCTGTAAGTCTGTTTCCAAAGTCGTTAAAAAATCGCGAAATGCCGTAGAGTCACTACCTCCTGAAAAAATGGAATCCAATTCCCACGTTTGTTGCACGAATTTTCCTCCTTTTCATTTAATTCATCCAGTATACTATATAATGAAGCTGGTGACGACTGTAAACTTTCCAAATTTATGCATAAAAAAGATCGGACGTTCTTCAAAAACTCCGATCGCTGACGTTACCTGACTGCGGAATGAACGTTTGTCGTGATTTTCACACACTCCGAACAAAACTTATATCTTTTGTAAGTCGTCAATTGCCTCACATAAGTTAACATGGCTACTGTTGAGTCCGAATTGTCGAATCCGCATACGGCTTGACCCTCACGATGAATGTGAATGAGACGATGTTTTTTATCAACTTTATACAACGTAAACCAAACCCCTTTCCATGGCGAATAATACCCGATCCTTTTTTAGGATAAACCCGTATTTTTCTTTGGTTTTTAAGTCCAACATTGATAAAACACCTTTTCAGAAAAGAAAAGGTGTTCACGTGTAAAGACCGTCTATTCGTGTTCACTGAGCAACTACTCGGTTGTTTTTCAGCCTGTTACAAAGTTTATAACGGTATAGCTAATGACTAGGACCTGCCTGATTCATATAATCGGCCATTTTATATGCATGAAAAATGCTATAAAGTAATACTGCGGTCATTAGAAAGTAACCTAAATTCGGTAGAACCTGTTCATAGGCGATAAATAACAATCCATACAGCAAAGCAAACAAAACACCCTTTGGCCCATCGTCATTATACACTTGACCGACGCCCGGCCAAATGAATGATAGGGCTGCCGCCAGCAAGGGAATTTTCTTTCTCATGCTGATTTTCTTCCTTTCATATAACAATCATGTTTTTATTATACTATTCCCACAATCCGCTTTATTTAACCCTGCAAACGCACATTTTCAAAGTTTCGTCAAGTTTTATTTCCAATGAAAGAATAGGTTCTTTAACTATACCATGATGAATGAGACATTGCACAAAAAAAGAAAGCGTTTGTTTGCCCTATTTCGCCATCCCGACATTGCAGAAGTAAAATGACGAATACAGCTATGATTTTCCTTATCTTTCTCCGCAAAAAACAGTGTAGATAAAGTCAATTAAGCTTTATCTACACTGTCTCGGTTCTTATGAAAGAATGCTCTATAGAAAAACACTATATCACACCGTTTTATCGGGTGTATTCTACATATAGGAGCAATCGTTTCAGCATGACTGCTGCCTGTGCTCTTGTCACATTGTCCTTTGGAGCTATGAAAGTTTCACTCACCCCATTCAATATACCGGTTTGGACGGTATCACTCATAGCCTCCTTAGCCCATGCAGAAATCTTTTCATGATCCAAATATGAACGCAGCTTTTGCGAGCCGCTTTCAACTGGCGGTTTACCGGCAAAATGCATTGATTTTACGATCATGACAGCCATTTGTTCTCGAGTCATGGGCTCATTTGGGGAGAATCGTTCAAGAGACACACCTTGCATCAGTCCTGCCTGCACAGCTGCTTCGATTGCCCCGGCATAAAACATGCCTTGATGAACGTCAATAAATTGCTCACTGATTTGTTCTTGAGGCTGTACACCTAGGGCGCTTGTCAAAAAGGCTGTGAACTCGCCACGCGTGATGAAGTCATCTGGGGAAAATCGCTTTTCCGACACCCCTTGAATGATGAGCTGCTGTGCCATGTCTTCAACGTCTGCTTTCGCCCAATGCTCCGCCATATCGAGAAAGCTGACGTTTCCCTTCTTGACGAATGCGTAATACCCATCATAACGTGTTTGCATCATCAGCTCTTGTGCACCGTTTGCCCTTTTTGTTTGTTTACTTGGGACAAACGTGACTGACTGAGTGGTTGGTTGATATAGAACACCTACGACTTCGTCAAAGCGCTGTCCTGCGCTCACAACAATACCTTTCCCCGCCGGATCGTCGAGCGTCACTCGTTTATCATTGCCATTATTTTACTAGAGGGAGAAGTAGCCAATCTTAGAGAAGTCTTAAAGGTTTATCCACAAGAGAACAACAGAGATGAAAATTCCATTATAATAAAGTGAAGTGATTGCAGAGGAGGCGATATGATGGAAGGCGATCGAATTTTAATCGTTGATGATGAAAAAAACATTCGCCATTTAATTGGAAAACACTTGACGAATGCAGGTCTTCAATATCGTGAAGCAGCGGATGGCCTGTCTGCGCTTCACATGATGCAGCACGAAACATTCGACTTAATTTTGCTTGATTTAATGATGGATGGAGCGGATGGGATGGATGTACTTCGTCATGCGCGTTCATTACAATTGAACACACCGATAATCATCGTAAGCGCCCTTCACGACATCGACAAAAAAATCGAGAGCCTCGGATTAGGTGCTGACGACTATATGACAAAGCCCTTCGTTCCTTCAGAGCTTGTCGCCCGAATTACCGCGAACATTCGCCGAAGTCGAAACATGATGGCAACCAATCGACTTCAGGTCGGAGAAATCACCTTACATATGTCTTCCCAAACGGTCGAAAAGCACGGTGTTCGCCAATCATTATCGCCGACAGAATACAAGTTACTGCTGTTTTTAATGCGTCATCCTGGACACATTTTAACAAAAGAAGATATGTATGAGGCGGTTTGGAAGCACGATCATTTCGATGCCAATAACTTAAGTGTGTATATGAATTACTTGCGCAAAAAATAGAAGATGATCCGCAAAAACCTCAACATATCATTACGATCCGCAGCATCGGTTACCGCTTTGAAGAGGCGATGTCATGAAGCTGTCGTTGAAGCTGTGGCTCTATTTTTTTATCAGCAGCGTGGTCGCTGTTGTCGTATTTGTATTGATCGCTTTACCACTTGGCCAATTATCACAGCCTGGTTACACACACAATGATGTAAAACCACTGGCACATGCAATGATTGATGAGATAAACCACACACCAACCGACACGTCTTCACTTAAAAGAATTCTCACTTCCTATGAAAATGACCACCCTTCACTGCAATTTGAGTGGTTTCACGATGATGGCACGATCCTTTATTCGTCGACCGGGCGAACGACGCCTTACAGCTTTTCCGAATACAGTAACTTGTTTGTTGAACAACCGTACAGCCTATGGACAAAAGAACAAGACGCCCATTTTCTCTTTCCGGCAAATGTAGATGACGGACGTTTTTTCCTCCATATCCATGTTCCAAGTAAAGCGATGCAAAATACGCAATTTTTCATATACGTTGAAGACAACAAAGACTGGCTCACCCTGCTTATACCTTTTTTGCATTTTTACTGACACCGTACTTGTTTTCATATCATTTTTCAATAGCTTACGTAAGCGTCTCACCACATTAAATAATGGATTAAAAAATTTATCTCTTGACCGCGCCCAGAAACACCCAGAGGCTGTTCAAGTGAAAATGAAGCCCGCACACGATGAAATTCACGATTTAACAGAGCACTTTAATGCGATGGCTTTACGTATTCACGAGCAAGTGAATCAAATTCATGATCAAGAAACGAAGAGAAAGGCGTTAGTATCAAATTTATCCCACGATTTAAAAACACCGTTAACGAACATTCTCGGCTACGCGGAAACGATTAATCAAGGAATGTACAAAGATGAAGCAGAGCTCCACGCCTACACTCAACTCATCTTTAGGCAATCGCAGTATATGGAAAGATTAATGAACACACTATTTAATATTTCTAATCTTGACTCACTCGGAATGAATGTCACTAAAAAACCGACCAACATCGTTGGCTTGCTTAGAAGAACATTGGCTGATTATATCCCAATGCT from Litoribacterium kuwaitense includes these protein-coding regions:
- a CDS encoding ABC transporter permease translates to MKQLWMNPVLQKELKLRFRSGKSAIGMGLYTGILSLSMLSILALMNEGQSSLVYQPDNGRVLFVMMSMFQLGLILFVVPALTAGVISGERERQTLQMLLVTNQSSMSIVIGKLFASLAYMILLVLSTAPIYAIIFLYGGLSLGEVAQTFLMYLFIMLTIGAVGLAVSALIRRTIVAIITTYAITFAFSVGTVFLTYVSMAFAEVSQQQTVWAPFIFSSLSFPLMLLEVMGVGFIDDIIITFGHQSPGISSWLLFFSVYFMVIITGMIIAIRKLRPNMKQGKRRVRKGESGGREKSIS
- a CDS encoding response regulator transcription factor; this translates as MEGDRILIVDDEKNIRHLIGKHLTNAGLQYREAADGLSALHMMQHETFDLILLDLMMDGADGMDVLRHARSLQLNTPIIIVSALHDIDKKIESLGLGADDYMTKPFVPSELVARITANIRRSRNMMATNRLQVGEITLHMSSQTVEKHGVRQSLSPTEYKLLLFLMRHPGHILTKEDMYEAVWKHDHFDANNLSVYMNYLRKK
- a CDS encoding S-layer homology domain-containing protein, with protein sequence MSAGQRFDEVVGVLYQPTTQSVTFVPSKQTKRANGAQELMMQTRYDGYYAFVKKGNVSFLDMAEHWAKADVEDMAQQLIIQGVSEKRFSPDDFITRGEFTAFLTSALGVQPQEQISEQFIDVHQGMFYAGAIEAAVQAGLMQGVSLERFSPNEPMTREQMAVMIVKSMHFAGKPPVESGSQKLRSYLDHEKISAWAKEAMSDTVQTGILNGVSETFIAPKDNVTRAQAAVMLKRLLLYVEYTR
- a CDS encoding C45 family autoproteolytic acyltransferase/hydolase, with protein sequence MGYVTTTIFADEQSNWDFGLRQGRAMKSHLLLQYYEKQLKKINKRSKTDVDRARKLFLRYAPGVWAEMEGLAEGLKWPFVDVLHLFGGYRADWKASGCSAYTSAGIYARNYDYHPKTYENRLVFWKPAKGYASVGPAQRLIGRMDGMNEKGLAVGYHFIHRLQAGEGFLCTTITRLLLESCASVEEAIVFLKEIPHRHSFIYSLADRFHHSALVEASPRKVAVFSGEALVCANHFAAPSMQDENRRVLTHSQERLDVLKGLPARMKVDEAYQRFTNPKHGIFQDQYANWAGTIHTSVYDTTKLTLSFGLGPNQPPARLSLKEWLNGSVLPEGVICGWLPTDFSFPADKASNTFPSV
- a CDS encoding tripartite tricarboxylate transporter TctB family protein, with the protein product MKKRYQWTWVFTFVLLICSWWADPVQAEEPLHIEVEAGIDGYVKRDTGFPVHISISNQSDEDVSGDLVIKAAANYDQLGNVVQAVDLPAGSTKHVTLSLPGDHLWYNGSPSLQQQDMILFYEGGWEEGARLELSGDKQVQTSPIEPSTIMLGLLSSSSKTYEGIDTQEAMSRRALTMEPEDVPEDHLGFEMFDALLIDRFSLPTLSDSQQEALEQWLYNGGLIIIGADATLAEKMQPIAKHLPLSDMQLSDAKLQVLENGMPLDRMDVYQSTLADGAEIIQKTGATGELILSAKKTVGQGSVIQLAFSPSDPAFVSWSDKTAFYDALLQQNPTDPYRNHADMQWSMKNASSEFQANLIPIWGFVLIILAYVALIYPIGYFILKRLDRRGYLWWIIPSVGIAFSLTIFFLGVQNHWKGAKINEVSLLTLHEDGVATGNMGVSFLSSRDGAYTVELNDRVHGAFSFESNNSITMSSQPTNQSMVRYGPGESTMTFPKTNYYSIYSTVGDVYLPDAGSFSADLTFEDGQLTGSLQNNTAFSVEDSYIFAGQELVQLGAIGQGETKDIGTPMAEQLIWNPPSRVSQMIPDKTALNELDQETLSNLMDFYESSHFIDNRPVLVSFVRDPLFSEMENGRVERALHVLLQPIDIDIKTDGQVTLNQEAFYINTLSLDGGPPGGTIDQFGAGKRIVLHRDRVQFFYELPNREALDSVQWETLQIWPGEHPQAFKIYNVSTDTWEALPEGELNPEDYLSSESQQILMMIENQHVMDIGVPEVQLKGVTSDD
- a CDS encoding ABC transporter ATP-binding protein codes for the protein MIEINELTKRYGRFTALNELNLHVEEGSVFGFVGQNGAGKSTTFSILATLLTPTSGHAHIDGHDVVQSPNKVRQVIGYMPDFFGVYDQLKADEYLDFYGAMYNLSVSERKAMIPQLLELVNLTHKKDEYVDLLSRGMKQRLCLARALIHDPKVLILDEPASGLDPRARVEMREILKELKSMNKTIIISSHILPELAEMCDSIGVIDQGELKAEGSINDIRQQLNSKRILKVRVIREQEKAMRFFEDQPLTSAVDVEHDTLIFGFQGSLEDQEKLLRDAVASEISVVQFEEAETGLEEIFMEITKEVDLSS
- a CDS encoding M3 family oligoendopeptidase, with translation MQQTWELDSIFSGGSDSTAFRDFLTTLETDLQQFSESVQSWDSKDSNDLLQLIDEMSHVVLSLREASAYVSCLLAQNTTDQGAKQLQDRLSSIAVKVKNANTAFESKIAKVDETMWNTWMDSEAFSEMSFYLNEKREQSSSTLPEAEEELINALSVDGYQGWGQMYQVLVQSIRIPVDDNGQEKLLSAGQAANKMVSADAHVRNQVFSAWEQAWADKGQLFAETLNHLSGFRLQVYKARGWNDVMYESLQRNRMKKETLTAMWSAIAKHKQPFVDYLHRKAKLLGKDKLEWQDVEAPLGENDNHIPYAQGGKMIITQFESFGSTLAAFAETAFANCWIEAEDRDNKRPGGFCTTFGLSKESRIFMTYSGTMSNVSTLAHELGHAFHNYALRDVHPFRRWYAMNVAETASTFAEQIVHNAAIKHAKTKEEQIALLDDKLQRSVAFFMNIHARYLFETRFYEVRSQGMVPYKKINDLMVDAQQEAFAGALASYHPHFWASKLHFYMTGVPFYNYPYTFGYLFSLGIYAQAQQEGKSFEQKYIALLQDTASMSVEDLAAKHLGADITTEAFWEQGISLTLTDVEAFMELTAAEPKHS